AAGCTAGTTTTTACATTTTAGTAATCAATTTAAAGAGAACGTTAATCTAACAATATAATTAATTTAAAATGAATAGTTTATAATTTATTTCAACAACGTACATTGAACAAATTTCACCTTGATAAATGACAAAAACAAAATTATGAAACGCTATAACATTCAAAAACTACCCTAAATAAATAGTTAAACAAATACAATTAAGAATATGAATTATAATAAATTTCAATTATTTTTTATTTTTATGTCGTGTATTTTTAGTTATTCCCAAGTAGGGATTACAAAAAAAAATACGATCGACATACATGAACATGCCATCTTACAAATAGACGGACAATATAATGGAGATAATTATGGAGTAATGCTTCCTGCAATTACAAAAGAAGAGTATTTACCTCTATATAATTCTTCCGAACCAGATAATTATGAAGATGATCCTACAATGATAGGAAACATTATGCATAATACCACTTATTCTACTTTTCATAGCTATAATGGACAGGAATGGTTGAATGAAGCTAAAGATAATACTAGTTTCGAAGCAAATAGAGCTCGTTTTACAACAAATGGTAATGAAGAAAGAGCTGTTACATGTGGTTCAGTTGTAGTTGTTATTGTTTGTGGTCGTCACGAACCCTTAGATTTTCCTAAAGAAGTTTACAATAATTTAGGGATTATAAAACGACCTGGACGAACTACAAGTTCTTCTGGTAACAGAGAGCGTGCTGATTCAGAATTTGCTATTACACAAGATGGTGTTTATGAAATAGCTATTAATATTCCGTCGAAAACAGTAGGAGTTTTATCTTTAACAGGAGATCCTCAATATCAGCTTTATCTCTATAAGAATAACTCTTCAATTAATACGACTAATGAAACAAAATTATTAACTTTTTTACCAGACGCGTATTCTGTTCTTGGAATTGGAGGAGATTCTAATACAGCAGCGTTTGCTACAACTACGGTTCGATTACAAGCAGGAGATTCTCTTGTTTTAAGAATACACTCTCCTTTAGCAGGAGTAGGATTAGGAAATAGTCTTACAGCTAAAGATAATCCAACAATAGCAGCTAATTATGCAAGAGAAATATTATTTACTAAAATAAGCGATTAAGATGAGAATAAATATACCATTATTAATAAGTGTAGGCTTATGTATTTTATATAGTGCTAATGGGCAAGTCAAAATATCGGCTAATGGGGATGGAATTGTACATCCTAAAGCACTTTTACAAGTGGATAGTAATACACAAGGTGTGATTTTACCAAGTGTTAATAACGAAACGGAATTACCTCACTATGACTTAGCGCAACCTGATAATTATACAAATGTAGAAATAGACAATGGTTTGTTAATGTATAATAAAGCGACCAAAGAAGTAATGAAATACGATGGATACAAATGGTTGTCGAGTAACGAAAAAAGTATCCGAAATTATCGTAATTTGACCATCTTGGGGTCTGATGCTCCGAATGAAGTGGTAGCAAGTGTTTTGGGAATTACAGGACGTCCAATTATAAAATATACGATATCACATAATCCAGATAGAAATATTATAAATAACCTTGGACTTATTGTTAACCCTAATGGAGAGGTAACGATTATAAAAGATGGATATTATAAAATAAACCCTTCTCTGAAAGCTACTGGAGCCGGAGGTTTAGCTGTTGGTAATGTTTCTATTATTCTGTCATTGCAGGCATTGTATGTTGGAGCAATAAATGATGGTTGGCAAAAAATTAATGAAAACAGTTACTTACTCGATGGATTAGTTATAACTGTTGGGAATTTTGGAACAGTAAATTCTTTTAATGTAATAAAATATTTAAAGTCAGGTGATAAAATTAGAGTAAAAGCTGGTATTACAGCAGGTTCCGGAATATCTTTAGGAGCTGGCGTTACCTTTGTACCAAGTGACATAGATTCATATTTATACATCGAAAAAATAGACTGATAATGAAAAAACATATATTATTTAATTTAGTAATATTTTTAACTACATTAGTTACAAATGCCCAGGTTAATATTGGAAGAGAAACAGCTATCAGTGATAAAGGAATTTTGAACCTTATTAATATCGAAAATAATGCTGCAAAATCTAAAGGAATGATGATTCCCACAGTAGAGAACGAAACCGAATTACCTTTGTATAACACATCAGAAGTAGATCTCTTTACAGATGACCATACTATGGAAGGTATGGTAATGTATCAAAAAGATATACAGCGTGTAGTCGTTTACGATGGTGAAAAATGGAAATCTATGCTTTACGAAAAAAATCGTAACAAATCTACTCGACTTAGTATGAATGCTTCGGATCCATATCGTCCAAAAATAGCATGCGTTTTAGTTGGGTGTGGAAGAAATGATGTCCCTTTTGGTTTATATAATAGTCAAGATGATTACGATGAATTAGGTATTTTGGATACAAGTGGAATAGTAAATGATAACTTTAATAATTTTACCATCAAAGAATCTGGCTTCTATCGTATTCTTGTCAGTCTGAAAGTAAAAACATCTGGGTTACATGTTACTCCTCCTGTTATTTCTTTTCAAGGAATAAAAAATGATTATATACTTGCTCGAAATGATATTGAACTCAACGAAGTTATTTTAATTACAGCAGGTGCAAACAGAACAGGTTCAATGGAATTTGTAGGGATGTTTAACAAAGGTGACAAATTTAAAATACAAGTATCAGCAGGTGTAGCTATACTTACTGTTGCAGATGTTTATACAGTAGAACCTGAAGATCAGACATTCATAAGCATAGAAAAACTATTTTAATTATAAACTTAAACTGACTATAATACTTTTTTTATTTTTTCTGCAACTATAAATACACAAGAGGGAGTTGGAATAAAACAACAAAGAGAAATTTTACATGTTTATCCTTTAAGAAATATAACCAATGTTGCATAAAGTACAACAGCTTATTTTTTTGGTACAAAATGTGACTGAAATGTAGCAATAGGGAATAATTCACCAAAGGTGAAGTCGTGTGTTATGTACAAGGAGGAGAAAGTCAAGGAATCTATAATGGGGTAGTGTTCCAAATGTGTTGTTTTTACACAATACTCACAAAAACAATTAATTAACTATAAAATAATTTTACTCAATAGTGGACTAATCTCTACTATTGGGTATTTTTATGCGTTTAAAACAGCTAAAGTCAATTCATTTGATAACCTTGTGTATCAGATGTGTTGTTATTTACACAACGTATTAATTCACAATAACACAAAAGGCAAACGTTTGTTTGCCTTTTGTTATTTTATAAAGTGGTACCAAATTATAGAATTTCATGCAAAAATAATAGACCAACTAATATGCTTTTTTTAAACAATATTCTTCGACACTTGTTCGAAGAAATAGACTATTTTATCATTCAAAAAAATAGAGGATAAAACAGGACGTATACCTTATTGCATAAACTGTAATTTGTCGCCAATAATAATCAATAGGTCAATAGAAAAGGAGCTATTAATTAGCTCCTTTTCTATTTTGATGTCTTTTGTTGTGTAACTCTTTTAATGTGGCGCGCTGTTCTGGCGTAAAAACATTATCGATTTCATTAAATTCTTTTTGACGAACTTCTCTCATTTTCTTTTTCAATTCAAGTTTTTCATCAACATAACTGTCTTCAATTTGTTTTATTTTGATGACTTGTGCATCTGTCAAATTCAAATCTTTTTTTAATTGTTGTAGTTTTTGCTCTCTCGAACCTTCTTTTCTATCTTGCGCTGATGCAGTTGTTAAAGTGAAAGCAATTAATCCCAAACCTAAATATTTATAAAATGCTGTTCTCATAATTATCAACTTTTACTGTTTATTCTCTCTTAAGACATCAAATAACAAAAAAGGTTTAATCTAAGTTTTGTTAAATTTTTAATCGAATAATACAATAACTTATAAAAGATTGTAACAACAATAGTTGAATTACGACAAATTTTTTTGAATATTTTTTATTATGAATTAAACCTTTTTGAAAAAGGTTTGTCTAATAAGTTGTAAAATTTAGAACTACGTAAAAGAAAAATTGAACAAATGAGGTTAAGAAATTTATTTGCTCTAATGTTTATTTGTGTTTGTGCAAGTTTGAATGCACAAGAACTTTTAAAAATTAGAGGTAAAGTCTTGTCGAGCGACAACAAACCTGTAGAGTACACTACAATATCGCTTGAAAGTACTGAAGAAGGGGTTGTAGCCGAAGGTGCTACAGATGCAAAAGGTGATTTTGTGGTAGAAGCACAAGCAGGAGAATATATTTTGGTCATAGAACCAATGGGGTATGATGTGATAGAAAAGCAACTTAGCTTAACATCAGCTTTAGATTTAGGAACTTTTTCTGTGAAAGGTTCTCAAACTGTTTCTTTAGATGCCGCTGTTGTAACGGCAGAAAAACCAATCTACAAAGTAGAATTAGATAAGAAAGTTTATGACATGGCAAACGACCCGATGTCACAAGGTCAATCGTTGTCAGACGCTTTAGCGAATGTGCCATCTGTACAAGTTGACGCCGAAGGTAACGTTTCGCTTCGTGGAAATGATAATGTCAAATTTTTGATTGATGGTAAACCATCAGGTATGTTAGGTGTTTCGAGTGTAGCAGATGCTTTAAAGAATATTCCGGCAGAAAATGTAGAACGTATCGAGTTGGTGACAAATCCATCGGCGCGTTATGAAGCTTCTGGTTCGGCAGGGATTATTAATATTGTCTTGAAAAAAGGATCGAATGCTGGTTTTAATGGTTCTGTAACTTTGAATGGAGGGATTCCAACCATGATTGGAGGAAATGTGAACTTAAATTATAAAACGAAAAAATACAATATCTACACAACTTTAGGATCTCGTTATGCGGATCGAGAAGGAGAAGGTTCGGCTTTTATGACAAGTTTTAATAAAGGTACTGATGTCGTAAAACAATACAGATCAACGGATCGAGATAACAATAGAATTAGAAGAAATTATAATATTCGTTTAGGTGGTGAATATTATTTAGATGATAAAAACACAGTAGGTTTATCGGCTGGTTATCGTTATAATAATGGAAATAATAACGCGTTGGTTGATTATAATTATTTTGATAATGCGATGACTTTCTTGAAAAATGAGT
This portion of the Empedobacter stercoris genome encodes:
- a CDS encoding Spy/CpxP family protein refolding chaperone — translated: MRTAFYKYLGLGLIAFTLTTASAQDRKEGSREQKLQQLKKDLNLTDAQVIKIKQIEDSYVDEKLELKKKMREVRQKEFNEIDNVFTPEQRATLKELHNKRHQNRKGAN